Below is a genomic region from Triticum dicoccoides isolate Atlit2015 ecotype Zavitan chromosome 5A, WEW_v2.0, whole genome shotgun sequence.
TATTGAGGGGAGGGGAGATGTTAGGAATGATCTTACTTTGTATCTAATGAATGGAATAACAGCCCCTGTCATGACTAGCATTATGCAAAGACTATCATGTGGAGGTCTGTCGGTTGTAAACAGCCATGACCATTCCGACCAGCTAGTGGTGATAACATCAGCACTTGATGGAGGAGAAGGTTGGACTCTCCTAAAAAGGAAATGTATGTGAGTCATTCTATCATATAATCTTCCCAAATATAGTAGTACTCAAAAGCCACGCTGATAGTTCATGAGGAGATGTCATAGTGGGCATTGCCTTTCTCCCAACAACCCAGAGAAATACAAATGTGAATAGGTTATGAATAATTAGCAAAGTATAGAAGAGAATCAAATTGAAGAATAATGGGATCCAAAAAATTACAATAGGTACAAAAAAGGCAAGAAATAATGGAGTATGTGGCACCACAAGTTGCTGCAAAAACATGGATGGCTCATTTTGTGGAGAAAAAAATGTGGCTAATTTCGATCTCAAAGCAGCAGGTTGATGCATGGTCGACGCTATCATTTCGGTGCAAATGGCCGGCTGGCAATTCTTAGTTCGCCCTGGAGCAGATGCGCCTGACCTGACCCTGTGGGAAAATCAAGGGGCTGATGTTCCCCATCTTCACCATGGCTGCGGCAAAGGCGTTGTTGAACGCATCCTGGTTAGATGCGAAGCCGTCAATGATGTCTTCGGTGGCACCACCGGCAAGGGTGTAGAGCACCTGGTCGGAGTGTAGGAGCCCCTTATTGAGCTTGAGGTTGACGAAGTAGGCGTTGTCGAACATGTCCGGGGTCGTATCGTCCAATGGGGCCAAGTTGATGTCGCCAGAGCCGGTTAGCTGAGGGCAGGTGGCCttgcgcgacgtcgccaaggccggGTCAATGTTCTCCTCGCTGTAGAGCCTGGTCCTGAAGTTCTTGCACTGCGCCCGCCCTATGGTGTGCGCACCAGAGAGGGCGACCATATCGGTGTGGTTGAGCCCCTTGGCGGCGAAGCGGGTGATGAGGTCGGTGACGCTAAGTGATGGGGCAGGCAGGTCACGGTTGGCCAGTGTCTCGCTAGCCGTgtcggagtccctcctccccagagAGACTGTCCATGACGGCCCTCCTACCTACACAAGTGAAGCCGATGAGTACTAACCTCAGTTCAAAACCGTGACACGCATGCAAACAGATTATTAATTAAAAAGGGATTGAAAGATCATGTTAGTTCTTACCGCGACGACGGAATCGCGAGCGGCGACGGCAAggatgtcggcgcaggagacggtGCGCTTGCACGCCTGCTCCACATTCGACTTGATTTGGTCGATGACGTCGAAGCCTCGCAGCGATCCCACGTTCCCGAACGCGTTCCGCTCGTTGCCAGCCAGCAGAACGGACGCGTCGCAGCCCTGCTTGTACGTAGCCAGGCACGGTTAACCGCTGGTGTTCAGCAAATGAAATCGATCCAAACAATAACAAGTAGTGTGTGAAGGACTTGCTTGGACAAAGCAGTCATGGAAGTGCAGCCGGAGCAGCGACGCAGCCATGCGGGGGTCGCTGCTCACGGCGGCCACCACACCGTTCTTGATGGTGGCCAGCGCCCCGGGGCACGACGCGTCGTAGAACGTCGGGGACATCTgcgccgacgccaccgcagccagGCACAGGAGCAACACCACTGACAGAGATGAAGACGCCATCACAACTACCTGCGTGTTGGTCGCTATAGGCCGGAGAGCTATTTACTTTTGTGGTGGATGCGGATGTAATGGCCTGCATTTCATGCAGATATATATAGCTATTCCTAGGATTTTTGTGGCGTTCCATCTACTGCTAGGCGCTAGCTGTTTGATCTACATCGTGCACGGATGTATTTTGCATAGAGGCAAATTAATTAGAGTAGACATGTTTTGCGGGGAGTTAATTAATTTGGATATTACTACTAGCAAGTAGACATGTTTTGCTAAGTACGTGCACGGATCGATGTATCATGCATAGATGGCACTCAAGTCAACGAAATTCAGAAAGTACATACACTTTCTTTTTCGTGCGGGGAAAATTATTCCACATTATTGCAAGGTATAGCTTTGTCCCAAGTCAACTTCTCaattatttttttttgaaaaaacaaaaACTTCCCTATATTATGTTTTGACCAAGTGTTGCATAATGTACTATGCTTCGTGCGTGCACGGGCGTGTATGTCATGCATACAGCGCACGGTCATAGCAGACCTGGAATCGAATATCCAACGTCGCTTCAACGTCTTAGACTACGGCAACATACGCGTCATTCTACATTCGATGTATCCGATGATCTTTGTTGGAGTCTGAACGAGGGTAGCAAGAGAGAGATCGTGTAACACTTCCTTGATTATTGATTGGGGTTACACAGAGTATTTGACAAAAAACTATCATATTAGGAGTTGCCATCCCACAGAACTATCACATTCAAAAAAATGACCGATAACTATCAAATTTTTTTAATTTTGTAACTAAAAACTATCACTTTTGAAAAATTGCAAGTTTAGACGATTTAAACGCGTTTATGACAGACATGGCCCACCCATCAGGGCTGACGTGGCGACAAAGTTAGCCCCGTTTGTTGTGACCGTCAAGTTGGCcgttatgacaagtggggcccacacgtcatcgtcaaccttcctcctcctccttctcccgtCTCTCTCGGGCATTTCGTCAAGCACCTTCTGTGCATCTAAGGGAAAGAGGCGATGGAGGCGAGGTCGCGTTGGAGGTGGCGAGCGTGCTCGGCGCCACCGTGTCTGGGCTATAGGCATGCGGCGGCAGCGTGCTGCCGCTGGCTGAGGACCTCCTCCTCGCGCCCCGGTAACGGCAACAGCATGCAGCGGCGCCGACCCGATGTTGCATGCAGACGGTAGCTGGCAAGCTTGCACCTGCTCCGGGCGCGCGCGGTCGCGAATGTCCGCGGCGCTGGCCAGCGGCGAGGCGCTCGGCCATGAGGACGGAGGGGTTCGTGGAGGCGGAGGCGCTAGACGGAGGAATGCACCCGCGCGCCGGTGCACAGCAGCAGGAGGACCAAAGCAGGGGCAGCAGTGAAGAAGCCAGCATGCGACGGGAAGTAGCTTGAGGGCTCGCCGGAGTTTCTGTCGAGGCAGGGGCGCGAGGCACAGAGGTGCCATGGCTGCACGAGCTCGCGTCTAAGGGAGAGGACGGGCAGCTCGGGCGCTGCGGCGGTGCGTGGTTTTGGCGCACGCCTGCGTGGTAGAGGGGGCGGTGTGGCTCGGTCCTAGGGTCAGGGATGGCAGCTGGATGAGCACGCTCACGTCCGTCGTCGGCCGGAGTTCACCGGCTTTCCTCCATGCACATAAGATGTTTGTTGAAataccaaagagagagagaggaggaggaggaagaagaagattgatgtgggccccacttgtcataacgGTCAACACTAATGGTCAAAACAAACATAGTTGACTTTGCCGCCATGTCAGCCCTGgtgagtgggtcccgcatgtcataaatGTGTTTAAATCGTCTAAACTTGCCATTTttcaaaagtggtagtttttagtcacaaaATTAGAATTTTTTGATAGTTGTCAGTCACTTTTTTGAATGTGGTAGTTTTGTGGGACGGTAACCcttaatgtggtagttttttgtcaaatacTCGGTTACACAAGTACATATATATTGGCTGTTACAACAGAATTACACTAGTCTAGCCTAAGGAATAGGACCACTACAGAAGCACGTTCGCTAACACCCCGCCGCAGTCATGTCGTCGATGCCTGAGGAGACACAGAGACTGGACCTGAAGTGCTGGAAAACGGATGTCGGCAAACCCTTCGTCATGATATCGGTTAGCTGTTGAGCTGTTGGAACATGTACAACACGGAACTCGCCAAGGGCCCACCTTTTCCCGGATGAAATGAATGTCAAGCTCTATATGCTTCGTCCTCCGATGATGAACCGGATTAATAGACATGTACACGGCTGATACATTATTGCAGAAGATGACTATGGCCTTCGATTGAGAGACGGAGAGCTCACCAAGTAGCTGCCTCAACCATACACAATTAGCGACCACATTCGCCAGGGCGCGGTATTCTGCTTCTGCACTGGATCGAGAGACGATGACTTGTCACTTTTGGAGGACCAGCTGACGATCGTGTCACCAAGATACACGCAGTAACCAGAGGTAGACCGGCGAGTGTCAGGGCACCCATCCCAGTCCGCATCCGAATACGCGATGATGTATGTCGATGAAgatgctagaagaagaagaagaccatgcTGGAGCGTGCCGCGGACATACCGCAGAATACGCTTGATGAGGGCGCGGTGACTGTCCCGCGGGTCATGCATGTGAAGGCAAGCTTGTTGCACCGCATACGCCAGATCCGGACGCGTCATTGTGAGATATTGCAAGCCCCCGGTAAGGTTGCGACACTCTGACAGGTCGGACACGGGAGCACCGGCGGCAGCGGCGACCTTTGGGGCCATGTCCACTGGTGTTGAGGCAGCATGGCATTGGGACATGCCGGCGCGGCGAAGAAGCTCCTCGGCATACTGGGCCTGGTTGAGGAAGAACCCCCGTGTTGTACGTTGCAGcggatgccgaggaagtagtgaagATTGCCCATATCTGTCATGGCAAACTCCTGTTGTAGCTTGTCGACGATGGAGCGAAGAAGGGGCGTTGAGGATGCCGCAAGTACGATATCATCAACGTACAGAAGAAGATGGGTgatgacccataagtgtaggggatctatcgtagcctttttgataagtaagagtgtcgaacccaacgaggagcagaaggaaatgataagcagttttcagtaaggtattctttgcaagcactgaaattatcggtaacagatagttttgtgataagataatttgtaacgagtagcaagtaataaaagtaaataaggtgcagcaagatggcccaatcctttttgtagcaaaggacaagtctggacaaactcttatatgaagtaaagcgctcccgaggacacatgggaattatcgtcaagctagttttcatcacgatcatatgattcacgttcggtactttgataatttgatatgtgggtggaccggtgcttgggtgttgtccttacttggacaagcatcccacttatgattaacccccattgcaagcatctgcaactacaacagaagtattaaggtaaacctaaccatagcatgaaatgtaTGGATCCAaagcagccccttacaaagcaacgcataaactagggtttaaacttctgtcactctagcaatccatcatctacttattacttcccaatgcctccctctaggcccaaacaatggtgaagtgtcatgtagttgatggtcacatgacaccactagagggatgacaacatacatctcatcaaaatatcgaacgaataccaaattcacatgactactaatagcaagacttctctcatgtcctcgggaacaaacgtaactactcacaaagcatattcatgttcataatcagaagggtattaatatgcataatagatctcaacatatgatcttccaccaaataaaccaactagcatcaactacaaggagtaatcaacactactagcaacccacaggtaccaatctaaggtttggatacaaagattggatacaaaagatgaactagggtttgagatgagatggtgctggtgaagatgttgatggagattgaccccctcacgatgagaggatcattggtgatgacgatggtgatgatttccccctgccggagggaagtgtccccgacagaacagctctgccggagccctagattggttccgccaaggttccgcctcgtggcggcggagtttcatcccgaaagcttgcttattatttttttatCAGACGAAAgatctcatatagcagaagatgagcaTCGAAGGGCcaccgggggcccacgaggcagggggcgcgcccagggggtagggctcgccccccaccctcgtggccagggtgtgggccccctctgctaTTTTCTTTGCTCAGtactttttattatttccgaaaataacttccgtggagtttcagtacttttggagttgtgcggaatagatatctaatatttgctccttttccagcccagaatttcagctgccggcattctccctctttacgtaaaccttgtaaaataagatagaataggcataagtattgtgacataatgtgtaataacaacccataatgcaataaatatcgatataaaaacatgatgcaaaaatggacgtatcaactcctccaatcttagacctcgcttgtcctcaaacgaaagccgaaatcgaaaaatatgtccacatgtttacagatagatgcgtcgataaaaataaaatacagacatgagggcatcatgatcattcttagaatagcaatatatatatatatatagggtcgcgctattcgtcactctgggtgaggaatagttattcttcaccccctctattttaccatcaatgcatcgtaattttatatttcgtaagttttgtcttatttccgacgcaaaaaggaaccataagaaaatatataatcgccgtaaaatatattttatgttatgtaaaattacaaacataaaaatatagtctaaaatacacataaactgcaaattttcttgtcttataacctatatttttattttcttatgtcaaattttacatagtgaatcaataggaatgtaactatttgaattcgaaacgTAATNNNNNNNNNNNNNNNNNNNNNNNNNNNNNNNNNNNNNNNNNNNNNNNNNNNNNNNNNNNNNNNNNNNNNNNNNNNNNNNNNNNNNNNNNNNNNNNNNNNNNNNNNNNNNNNNNNNNNNNNNNNNNNNNNNNNNNNNNNNNNNNNNNNNNNNNNNNNNNNNNNNNNNNNNNNNNNNNNNNNNNNNNNNNNNNNNNNNNNNNNNNNNNNNNNNNNNNNNNNNNNNNNNNNNNNNNNNNNNNNNNNNNNNNNNNNNNNNNNNNNNNNNNNNNNNNNNNNNNNNNNNNNNNNNNNNNNNNNNNNNNNNNNNNNNNNNNNNNNNNNNNNNNNNNNNNNNNNNNNNNNNNNNNNNNNNNNNNNNNNNNNNNNNNNNNNNNNNNNNNNNNNNNNNNNNNNNNNNNNNNNNNNNNNNNNNNNNNNNNNNNNNNNNNNNNNNNNNNNNNNNNNNNNNNNNNNNNNNNNNNNNNNNNNNNNNNNNNNNNNNNNNNNNNNNNNNNNNNNNNNNNNNNNNNNNNNNNNNNNNNNNNNNNNNNNNNNNNNNNNNNNNNNNNNNNNNNNNNNNNATAAGTTAttgttcacccgaggtaatcttacgatcatctcgatgatcgtaagattacctcgggtgaacaaTAACTTAttatgcaccctgggtgatgaatagtaatacTATATACTTACGATCatctcataattaaattacgtttcgaattcaaatagttacattcctattgattcactacataaaatttgacataagaaaataaaaatatagatcataagacaagaaaatttattgtttatgtgtattttagactatatttttacgtttgtaattttacataacataaaataatttttacggcgattataaattttcttacggtccctttttacgtcggaaataagacaaacttacgaaacataaaattacggtgcattgatcgtAAAAAAAGGAGGATGAAGAATaattattcctcacccagggtgacgaatagcgcgaccctatatatgtaggaaaatggttgtgtactcctgggagtacgtactcccgcttctcatataccacatagatgaatcttttataccattttattatttttaatatacttcattagtaattattaaatactccaaaatgagtttcatgaaaAAATTTATGTGAGTCTACATGTTTTAAAATGTTTACATATATACTGATCTGTTTGTACGTGAAAAAGGTATATTATAAAAAGTACATTGCAGAGGATATTTTTTTAACAAAACTCGTATTGGGGTATCTTAAaatatttaatgaagtatattgagaataataaaaatatataattaatacatatatgacgtATATTGAGAATGGGAGTATATACTCCCAGGAATACAGAAGaggagtcatatatatatatatatatatatatatatatatatatatatatatatatatatatatatatatatatatatataNNNNNNNNNNNNNNNNNNNNNNNNNNNNNNNNNNNNNNNNNNNNNNNNNNNNNNNNNNNNNNNNNNNNNNNNNNNNNNNNNNNNNNNNNNNNNNNNNNNNNNNNNNNNNNNNNNNNNNNNNNNNNNNNNNNNNNNNNNNNN
It encodes:
- the LOC119298575 gene encoding peroxidase 2-like, which translates into the protein MASSSLSVVLLLCLAAVASAQMSPTFYDASCPGALATIKNGVVAAVSSDPRMAASLLRLHFHDCFVQGCDASVLLAGNERNAFGNVGSLRGFDVIDQIKSNVEQACKRTVSCADILAVAARDSVVAVGGPSWTVSLGRRDSDTASETLANRDLPAPSLSVTDLITRFAAKGLNHTDMVALSGAHTIGRAQCKNFRTRLYSEENIDPALATSRKATCPQLTGSGDINLAPLDDTTPDMFDNAYFVNLKLNKGLLHSDQVLYTLAGGATEDIIDGFASNQDAFNNAFAAAMVKMGNISPLIFPQGQVRRICSRAN